Part of the Lotus japonicus ecotype B-129 chromosome 6, LjGifu_v1.2 genome, GCAGGCTGTTGAGCAAAGAACTCGATTCGCGACCGGACACATGGCCTACATTGAATCTCTGAGTAGGGTTTCAGCAGCTCTTCGTGATTACATCGAGGGAGACGAGCCTCGCGAGTTCTCATTAGACTCGGTCATGAACCCGCCTTTCACACCTGTGAAGAAAACTGGCCCAGGCTTCATTCCCATCTCAGCAAAATCCTTCACACCTTCATCAACAATTGAGTTTGGAGTTGGACCAAATTCCACTTTGAAAGTGAATTACCTTAGGCCAGGTGGTAATCCAGCAATTTCGGTTGAGGAAAGGCCTCAGTCTCCTGAGATGATGAGGGTTGAATCATATTCTCCGATGCGGCATTATGGCATGGATGGTTTTTTTGCTATGCAACCCCCACCTGGGAACCCTTCAATTTTTGCTTACTCTCCCAATAATAGGCCTAGTATCCCTCCCCCTTCACCTCAAACTTCTCAATGGGACTTCTTTTGGAACCCATTTTCATCATTGGACAACTATGGTTACCCTACCCGAAGCAGCCTTGATCAGACCGCTATGGATGATGAGTACAGAGGACTGAGGCAGGTCCGAGAAGAGGAGGGAATACCAGActtggaagaagatgaaactgAACAAGAAGTTTATGTTAGGAAAAGAAAAGTAGCAGAAGAAAGAACCAGACCTGATATGCATTCCTCCAAAGAACAAGTCATTGTTGAAGATGttgatgaggatgaggatgaggatgatgatgatcatGATCATGACGAACATGATGTtgatgatgacgatgatgatgatgatgatgaggaagagGACGAGGACGAGGACgaggatgaggaagaggagGGAACAAATACTGAAGCTGAGCATGATGCCACAGGTTCGCAGGCCCATGGTAGTTCTAGTTTTGAAGTATCAAAATCTCAAGCTGCTGGTCATATTAAGTCCAGACATCGCGAAATGGCAATCGGTAAACAAGAAGCTAAGGAAGAAGCACCAGGTTTTACTGTTTATGTAAACCGAAGGCCAACAAGCATGGCGGAAGTTATCAATGATCTTGAAGCTCAATTCACAACTGTCTGCAATGCAGCCAATGATGTCTCAGCATTGTTAGAGGCCAAGAAAGCGCAGTACTTATTGCCACCTAATGAACTTTCAGGTTTGATTGAGATATTCAATATataatttgattttgttttaagtGTGCTTTCATGTTCATGCATTCTATTATGAGCTTAACTCCTTATGAATAGGGGAACAAATTAATTAGCAGTCTCAAATTTGATAATAAACCCCAATCAAAAGTTTGTTTATGGAGGGGGGATTACCATATAGAAAATATGCATGTTATGTATCCAGAAATCATCTTTTTCTTATTCACAACTCCTCATTTAAATCTagtaaatctttttttttcactcaTTGGCATACCTATCTGTAAATTTTCAGGAATATGAATTTGAATTATATTTCATTTGCAGCATCGAAGTTGCTAAACCCGGTAGCTCTGTTCCGGTCAGCTTCTTCACGGTCTACTTCATCAAGATTTTTAATGAATTGTACTAGCACTATAGAGGAAGGTTGTGAGGGCACTAAAAATATCACAGAGGAACATTGTATGGTTTCCGGTAGTCACCAAACCACATTGGACAGATTAAATGCATGGGAGAAGAAGCTGTATGAGGAAGTCAAGGTATATTATCAACTTTCTATCCATGATGAAGTCAAAGCTTTCtgaaaatatttgaataaaCTTCTCTGTCCTGAAATTCTTAGATACATATAATTGTTATTTGAAAAATAGCCTAGAAAACTGGCACTCATAACTGTTCCCGCTTGCCACCAGTTCAAAAAACTTTCTCTAGGCCCTTGGGTTTTTTtctcaattatgtatgtaagaTTCTTGGTAGACAATTCTTCGTAATCATAGATCCTTAGTGGATGAAGATAATGATTCACTGATGTTATGTACTCATCAATTACATATAAGCTGTTGAAATTCATTCAGTTATTGTACTTGTTTATGAGTAAACATGAAATGGGTCCAACTTCAACATAATGTGAAAATTCACAATGCCTCTAACTTAGTATAAACCTTTCAGTTAGATGTTTAACAGGATTGGGAAAAGCCACTGACTGAGGTCAACTTCAACTGCTTATTTTTTGTTCAGTCATTTTTCAGTTGGTctctcatttaaaaaaaaaatagattatcTATTATTGTTACAGGTCAATATGCTTATGATCACagacaattttattttaatattgggAAACTTATCAGTTACTGAGTCCACTCTCTTCTTCAACAGTCTGGAGAACGTGTCCGAATTGCATATGAGAAAAAATGCAAGCAGCTAAGGAACCATGAAGTAAAAGGAGATGACCCCTCTTCTGCAGATAAAACAAGAGCAGCCATTAGGGATCTAGATACCAAGATAACAGTTTCAATACACTCAGTTGAAGCTATTTGCAGGAGAATTGAAACTCTAAGGGATGAAGAGTTGCATCCCCAACTTCTTGAATTGGTGCAAGGGTATGTATGAAAGTCATTATGATTATCCCCATATGTCTTAGTTTTCTAGATGAACAAAACCATTTTGTCTGTCAAACTTTGAAGTATTTTTAGATTTCAAACATACCTTAAGGACCGTTTTCTATACAGAAACTTTCCTAACTAAAAGAAATATTGGATTGCATTTAATAGCATTTATATGATTCTTGTTGATCCTTCAATTATACAAATGACAGGCTGGAAAAGATGTGGAAAGTAATGGCAGAATGTCATCAGACACAGAAGAGAACCTTAGATGAAGCTAAGGTTCTTCTAGCTGGCACTCCTTCAAAATCACATGCCAGAAAACACTCTTCCATGTCAATGACTGATCCAAATAGACTCGCACGTTCAGCCTCGAATCTCGAATTTGAGTTAAGGAACTGGCGAAACACCTTCGAGTCTTGGATCACTTCTCAAAGATCCTATGCTCATGCACTAACCGGATGGCTTCTCCGGTGTGTGAGATCTGAGTCTAATGATGTATCGAAGCTACCATGCTCTCCGCATAGATCCAGTGGCACCCACCCTTTATTTGGACTCTGTGTTCAGTGGTCAAGGCACCTAGACGCCATACATGAGAAGGCAGTGCTTGATGGCTTGGATTTTTTTGCAGCTGGAATGGGGTCCCTCTATGCACATCAATTGAGACAAGATTCTAGGCCAAGACAAACCAATGGGGGCATGGAAATGGTGGAGTTTGGTCAGGTGGAAGAGGAGGTAATGGCACCGGAAAAACTGGCTGAGGTTGCTATTAAGGTACTTTGTGCTGGAATGTCTGTTGCTATGAGCTCATTGGCAGAGTTTGCTTTTGATTCTGCTGAGGGATACAGTGAAGTTATTAAGCAGTGGGAGAATGTGAAATCTCAAAATACTTCTAGTGAGACATAGAACATAGATGATGTCTCACATTTTGTTCACTTAGTTCATTAGTTTAGGCTTGTTTAGCAACGGGTGTCCCTCAATGTAATTATGTATTTAACTAATCAATATAGAGGTAGAATAGCAAGGGGAATAGCACCCTTTATTGTTCAAATGGACTTTTTTTCACTACTAAATCCTCCATTTCTGGAAACCACTTTGGTTCCTGCTAAATGGATTCATTTAATCAGAAGTTTAGAAGATAGACTACTGCATTTCAAGGCTGAAAAGATGTTAATCTAATTATACCAGAAAACTACACTCTACTAAAATTGTTTTGCACCGTTAGCCTTAATCCACTATATGAATGATCTCTGTCTTGTTAATAATATAAGAGATTATAGTGTGTTCACACAATAGAAGTGAAGGAGAAACATTAGTCATTGATCACTATTACAATGGCCCTAAGTGGTTACAAGATAACATATTCTCTTATCCTCATTTTTCCTTTTATCTTGTCTATTGGATCTCCTTCTCCTTGGCCCATCTATTCTCGCTCTTTGTCTTGTAACCATACCTTTTTACTTCCTTTATCAAAGGCATGCAGGATGGAATAATCAAGGAAAATGAAGGAAGAACGAAAGTAAAAGTTTTCAAGAGCTAGATCTAGTTACCTCTACTTAAGCTAGAACAACTCTATATCAGTTGATTTACGCACTTGGTGAGGTTTTAAAGTTTGTAACTAGTGATGtttacaaaaataataaaatttcacTTATCCCCCCATAAGCTGAATAACTTTATTGTTTAGAATTATTCACCCCCGCTAGATAATGAAGGGAAAATACgtgcttgaaaaatgaaaaaagttaATTTCAAATGAAGTTTAGATACTTTTTTACTTATCCATTCATATAGGGGTATCTTTTGCATCTTTATCTCCAATTATACACAAGATAATATCAAAAGCGAACCAAAAAACACTCAAATCTACTTATCTACATGTACAAAGATAAGAGCCATAGATCCTCTCAAGTCAGGGTTCATCTTGAAAATGCACCCCATTCCAGTGAAAAAGTTAGCTACTAATCTGGGACAATGATCAATCAACTGAGATAAACTCAGGTATAGAAAAATGGATCTTATTAATAGGAAAAATTGATATGAATGGTAACTTTCCGTACTCCTAAATTTGGatcataaaaaagaaaaggaggCAAATCTTGTCTTCATTGCTGAGATGAAGACAACAAATGCATGCATTTTCACTCATCGTAACCATAGTCATCATCTATCTCCACATCACCATTATTACCATATCCAGTCAAGATACTGAGGAAAAGAACAACCGAAACCAGCTGTGCTACCACAAAATACTTGGCCCTTCTTCTGAAGGTTTTCTCCTACTTTGTTTCACTCATCGAAACCATAGTCATCATCTATCTCCACATCGCCATTATTACCATATCCAGTCAAGATACTGAGGAAAAGAACAACCGAAACCAGCTGTGCTACCACAAAATACTTGGCCCTTCTTCTGAAGGTTTTCTCCTCCTTTGTTTGCTCTTTTTTCGCTTTGCTCTTAGGCTTTGAACCTAATAGAAAAAATGACAAAACAAAAACTTCATTCAGAATATAAGATCTTAAAATATAGGCTTTTATTGTAAACCATGTCTAATGACGCCATAGAGACATTAACATTAAAAAAGGAATTAAGAGTAAAATGTTTAACTATTTTGTATTTTCATATGAATTAAGTGACCAAGCATAACATATTGGCATTCAGTCAttcataataaaaattaaagattCAAATGATATAAAATCCAGTTCCAAAGACCAAAAGTTGTCCTTTTTAAATATTCTGATTATTCTACAACATTAAGCATCTCTATTAGCAAGTTTACTAAAATTCTATTCTACCACATTTAGATGACCGAGCTTATTTTAGTTTGCTAAAATTTATAAGATGCTAAATGCATGTCATGCCTGAGCCAAAAAGGTGATCTCACATAAGGGCAGCAGTGCAGCACCTTAACCATCAAGAGGTGCTTGACCCCTTTCTGGCCTCTCAGCTCAACACCTTAGACATGCATTTTGGCAATTTTGACTACACTTATATAAACAATTTCATGATGAGTATTTTAACATGAAGCCCTACATATTTTCCTATGTTTTTAATTGCTCATGATAAGAAAGTAGTAGTTTATTCTCTTGTACACAAGACAGAGTTTATAAGGCATCTCAAAGTATAAACAGAACAGCTATGAGCATTTATTTTAGGATTATGATACAAAATATGGTCAAGGAGCAAGATCCCAACCGGCAACTCAGTAATCATTAATCAAGTTCATAGCTTGTTCATTCCACAAGTATGGGCAGGGCAACTAATTTAACATGAAAGTCCATACCAAGAAATGTTTAAAGATTATTTAAGCCTATTGATACCACATTTAGGCAGCATATTTCAAGCCACCATTTTGAACAACATTATTACTATATGAAATTCATAccaaaagagagagagagagagagagagagagagtagttCTATGGTGGTTATCTtgttaaaaagaaaagaaaaagaaaaatgcatTGGCTACTTTTGTTAAGGAAATCccatgaaataaaaatgatatatattagCAAAGTAAGCATTTACAAAATCCTAAAAATATCTTACTTGGTCGACCTCTGGAAGCTGATGATGATGCATCTGCATTAAAATATTGATCACCAGGAGATGTACCAGCTGCTGTAAGTTCTGCCTTGCATTGTTGTACGTATCTCACTAAATTAGCATGTTCTGAAAACTTGATCCGCAAAACTGATGATTCCTGTAGTTCATAAATGCAGGAATCAaacttcaaacttttcctcAACATAGTAattttcagagcttctagtgagcaaCAGTGGCTATCCAAACAGCATAGATTTAGTTCAGGGCATACTTTATACCAAAGACAAGTATTCAAGTCCAAAAAACCTCCAAATGGAGCTGATGACAACCACCACATCTCTAGTCTAACACGTATGATAATACGATCAGCCAAAGAATGGTGAAACTGAAGTTGTCAGACAGATTTACAGTTTGTCACCCATTCTTTACCTGCTTTTACAGCAATAATATTTTtacttagataaaaaaaaaaaaaaaaacttcaattcCTTCATAATAACTTATCATTTGTCCTTCATTATATGTTGAAAGTTGGCATCCAACTCTTGCAAACACAATTCAATATAGTGATACCCTCTAGACGAGATCCTTACCACAATCCCTCCTTTATATGTTGGGGTACTTATTGGCATTTTCTTTTGCACCAAGAATCCACTTTTGGTCCATACAATTTTACTCCAATGGTCATTCTGACTGGCACATTCAAAAGCAAGTTGTGTAATTTTTAAACAATCCTAGTTGTTGAATCAAGAGAAGAAGCAAATCCTAACTAAAAATAGGCAGAGATATGGTGAAGTTGGTgtcattaagttttttttttcggaTAAGCAAGTTGGTGTCATTAAGGAGGTTATAAAACACAAGATGCATTCTAAGTGGATGAAATGAAGAAATGCTTTCAGGACTAATTTGTGATCGCAAGTTTCCTTTCATTCTAAAAGGAACAATTCTACCAGACAAGCTACAATTTACGGCAGTGAAGGTTAGGTGGTAAAGTTCCAACAAGGCACTAGTGAGACAAGAAGACAGTCCAATTAAGGGGTACTGGAAGAAAACTTTTAAAGAAATAGCTATAAATTCCTATCACTATAAAGATTTAtgattttgataaaaaattaaaaaccaatgaTGTTGTTTAATCCATATAGCCAACACACCAAGTACGATAAAAATTAATTGCTATTTTTGCTTCAAAGCATCtgctataaaattaaaaaccactTTGTATGCTACAAAGTGGAAtagaattcaaatttcaaaacttaGTCTTATACTTGAGAGAAGATTAACCAAAGAAACGTCACCAATTTGTACCAAGTTTTTTCCACTATCATCAAATAAAATCTACTAATATAAGTTACTGCTTCGGTTAATAGGAAGCTAAGAACAACATTCATGCATATTCTGAGAATCTAACCGACTCGATGAAAGTTCCAAGCGAGTAGAGTTCAAATTTATCAACGGTCATAAGTCAAGTGATCAAGCTTTGGTACTGAAACAGTGATGATGCTATCAGATTACTTCAGAACTTGTACTGTTGTCAGTCATTACTCCGATTACATTTAGTGCAAGCCACCAATTTTTTCAGTGCCACAAAAATATTGGCTTTCCAGGCAGCCCACTGGTCCCTATCACATTCCAACTCTATCTGGCTGTTAACTTTTCACTGCACACTCAACATTGCTTTTAGCTTGGCAGCCAATAATTACTTAACTCACACCTGTTATGAGATTTGGGCTGAATAGTTCTGCGGTTCTAATTCTCAAACTTTTCAGATTTAGCTAATCATAAATCTTCCCAGAATTAAATTAATTTGTCATCTAGATATAAATGGTGGAACTTATAAGTTCCTTTTAACTCTTAAACCTCAACACTAGATTCTTTGTGACTTTGTCCAACTTTTGTTGACCAGTGACCACTATAACTCGAATGACCATTAGTCACTAGAGTATCCATAGTTATCTTAAAACAAATATCAGAATCATGGCATGGTTGATAATATAACTCACAGGTAAAGCTTGAAGAACTACTAATGCATGTGCAAGAAAAATAGCATCCAGGCTTGACGGCCTGCATCAGCAGAATAAAGCATGTGAATACATTACCAGGAGGCCAAAGTCAAATTTTGTTCGAATAATgaaaaaagaaaccaaaatgtACGCAAATAATTTTCTAATGAAGATAAGGACATATAAAACAGCTATTGGAGTCACCTGTTTTCAAATAAGTAGTTTTGTTCCCCTAACCAAGTTGATAAAGCATCATAAGCAGAGTTTGCTCTCCCATAAATCTGTTGACCAACAACAGCTATGCatggttaaaaaaaaatcagagagAAAACATAACAGCATTCACACTATCTTGCAggaaatgaaatttaaattcttggacaaacaaaaaaatgaaataaaatctcAAGTGTCACACACACTAGATCAAGTAAAAAGAGAAACTGACCTCTTCTTCCTTCACTTCAGCATTGTCTTCAGTCATCCCATGTTTCAGCTTTACCCAGTGAGCTTTCTTCCAAAACAGAACCTTCCCTATAGGCCATGGA contains:
- the LOC130723500 gene encoding protein ROLLING AND ERECT LEAF 2-like encodes the protein MGCSHSKLEDEESVQLCKDRKKFIKQAVEQRTRFATGHMAYIESLSRVSAALRDYIEGDEPREFSLDSVMNPPFTPVKKTGPGFIPISAKSFTPSSTIEFGVGPNSTLKVNYLRPGGNPAISVEERPQSPEMMRVESYSPMRHYGMDGFFAMQPPPGNPSIFAYSPNNRPSIPPPSPQTSQWDFFWNPFSSLDNYGYPTRSSLDQTAMDDEYRGLRQVREEEGIPDLEEDETEQEVYVRKRKVAEERTRPDMHSSKEQVIVEDVDEDEDEDDDDHDHDEHDVDDDDDDDDDEEEDEDEDEDEEEEGTNTEAEHDATGSQAHGSSSFEVSKSQAAGHIKSRHREMAIGKQEAKEEAPGFTVYVNRRPTSMAEVINDLEAQFTTVCNAANDVSALLEAKKAQYLLPPNELSASKLLNPVALFRSASSRSTSSRFLMNCTSTIEEGCEGTKNITEEHCMVSGSHQTTLDRLNAWEKKLYEEVKSGERVRIAYEKKCKQLRNHEVKGDDPSSADKTRAAIRDLDTKITVSIHSVEAICRRIETLRDEELHPQLLELVQGLEKMWKVMAECHQTQKRTLDEAKVLLAGTPSKSHARKHSSMSMTDPNRLARSASNLEFELRNWRNTFESWITSQRSYAHALTGWLLRCVRSESNDVSKLPCSPHRSSGTHPLFGLCVQWSRHLDAIHEKAVLDGLDFFAAGMGSLYAHQLRQDSRPRQTNGGMEMVEFGQVEEEVMAPEKLAEVAIKVLCAGMSVAMSSLAEFAFDSAEGYSEVIKQWENVKSQNTSSET
- the LOC130723914 gene encoding mitochondrial outer membrane import complex protein METAXIN-like, which gives rise to MATEPAETTISTTLVVRKPCFALPTGCPQCLSAYIYLRLTQHPFHLNFHLNYPDSGQIPYFESGDRVSYNNEKEGIIECLKRDVADLDVGVASLPEWIPAKVMLTTWLADALEYELWVGCDGSSAYNIYYSELPWPIGKVLFWKKAHWVKLKHGMTEDNAEVKEEEIYGRANSAYDALSTWLGEQNYLFENRPSSLDAIFLAHALVVLQALPESSVLRIKFSEHANLVRYVQQCKAELTAAGTSPGDQYFNADASSSASRGRPSSKPKSKAKKEQTKEEKTFRRRAKYFVVAQLVSVVLFLSILTGYGNNGDVEIDDDYGFDE